The genome window ATCAGCATTACCTGTCAAACCCGGTTATCTGTACCGACACCAGGAATATTAGCGCAGGCTGTTTGTTCTTCGCACTCAAAGGAGAACACTTCGATGCGAATACCTTTGCAGCAGAAGCTTTAAAACAGGGTGCTGCCTATGCAATTATAGACAATGCGGAATATCAGATTAATGATTCCTGTTTATTGGTTGAGGATGTGTTAACTGCTTTGCAGGATTTAGCCCGTCACCACCGTACAAAGCTTCATATCCCCATTATTGGTTTAACAGGCAGTAATGGAAAAACAACAACGAAAGAACTGATCAATGCTGTACTCAGTGAAAAATATAAAACCTTTGCTACAAGAGGTAACCTGAATAATCATATTGGCGTTCCTTTATCAATTTTAGCTATTGCTCCCGGTACAGAAATAGCGGTGATCGAAATGGGGGCCAATCATCAAAAAGAAATTGAATTTCTATGTACAATTGCTCAGCCTACTCATGGGATGATTACCAATATTGGAATGGCTCATTTGGATGGATTTGGTGGCTTTGAAGGCGTGAAAAAAGGGAAAGCTGAGTTATTCACCTACCTTAAAAATACAGCGGGAATTGCCTTCATCAACAGAGACAATCCATACATTATGGAAATGAGCGGTGTTGCCGGATTAACTCACCTGGTTTATTACGGAACCGAAGGAGAGAATTCTGTGACCGGGCAACTCTTGAAATCAGATCCGCTGATTGAACTGAGCTGGAAAAAACAGGCAGAAGCATTTAAAGTTAAGGCAAACCTGACAGGAGCTTATAATTTCGAAAATATCCTGGCCGCAATTTGTATTGCGTCTTTCTTTGAGCTTAGTCCGGATCAGATCAATGAAGGTTTAACATCATATTTTCCGAATAATAACCGTTCACAATTGACTAAAACGGCGACCAATACGGTTATTTGTGATTTCTATAATGCCAATCCAAGCAGTATGACCGCAGCGCTGGGCAATATCTCTATTCTGGAAGCCAAAAACAAAGTTGCTATTATTGGCGATATGTTTGAACTAGGGCCGGAAACTGAACAGCAACATCATTTAATAGCCGCTTTAGCCGAAAAATCAGGATTAGATACTGTCATTTTAATCGGTAAGCATTTTTATGCATTAAAAGACACGTTTAAAGGTCTGTTTTTTAATACGCCGAAGGAGGCTGAAGCCTGGTTAAAAGCGAACCCTATAACAGAGAGCCTTGTTTTATTGAAAGGTTCAAGAGGTATGGCTTTGGAGCAATTATTGCCCATCTTATAAATCAATAACAAGATTATATTAAAATCAGATTTTGTAGAGGTTGCAGATAGGTTGTGTTGCAGTTTAGCCCGCCATTGAACCGGTATTGAAGTAGCCCAGGCCGGCTCAATACCGGTTCAACGCCGCTTTAGTGCCGCTTCAAACTGCAACACAATCCCTACAGTACTGCAATTCAAATGCAGAACAACTTAAGGCAAAATCAATAAAAAATAATATTTATTTTTCGACCGCAGCATTAACAACATCCTTTCTCAACAAATGCAGTTCACGGCTAAACTCTGCATTTGATTTAATAATGGACAATTGAAGATTATTTAGTTTTTCTGTTTGATCTTTTAGTTGTTTATCCTTTTCAAGAAGATAAAGTGTAAGTTCTTCTATTTTTTTTACCAACAATCTATTCATTTCACCTACATTTACACCTTCTTTAGCCACTTCTTGTTCCGAAGGAAATTCAGGTAAATGCCGGTTTTTTTCAATATATTTTTCTAATTCTGTCAAAGAAAGTAACTGATAATCTTCTTTAAAAACATAATCTGGCCAGTTAGCCGTTTCAACCAATAATTCCTTACAGCGAATATTTCCATTTACTGATAATTTCTCCATGGGGTTTTCGATACCAATACCTACATTGCCATCTCTGGTCAATCGCATCTTTTCTTTCAAATTAGTAAAAAAAGCAAGGTCATGATTGGAGATAGTACCAACAATTCCCACAGTGGTTCCACCAGCACCAAAAAGAGTATTGACGGTATTATTCCCCGCAGTTACATAAGTGTTGCTATTATTTGAATTGGAAATTGTCAATTTATTATCGGGTACACTTGTACCAATACCTACGTTACCATCTCTGGTCAACCGCATTTTTTCTTTCATATTAGCAAAAAAAGTCAGGTCATGATTAGAAGACGTACCTATAATCCCAATCTGATCTCCACCAACTCCGAAAAGAGTACCGACAGAATTATTCTCCACAGTTATATAGGAATTACTATTGCTTGATTCGAAAATACTTAGTTTATTAGCCGGCGTCCTTGTTCCAATTCCAACATTACCATTGCTGGTTAACCTCATGTTTTCTTTTAAATGAGTATAAAAAGCAAGATCATGGTCAGAAGATGTACCTACAATCCCAAACTGATTACCTCCAGCGCCAAAAATGGTGGCAACAAAATTATTACCCACAGTTACATAACTATTTCGGTCACCTTCCTCGAAAACGGTTAGTTTACTAACTGGGTTAACTGTGCCAATTCCTACATTACCTGTATCTTTCCACGGAAAGGTATTTTGGCCATAGGAGTAATTCATAGCCATAACCGCTACAATAATCAACAAAGATCTTTTCATAAGTTTACGTTAAAAAATATACTACAAATATATACCTGCATTTCTAACAAGGCACGGTTATTCGAATTTTTAAGTAAATTAATTTTAAGAAACTCTCAAGTTATTTTTCAAACACTCTCTATTTAACTGGAACCCCGGATACGGTAATTCCTGCATCGCTGA of Pedobacter cryoconitis contains these proteins:
- a CDS encoding UDP-N-acetylmuramoyl-tripeptide--D-alanyl-D-alanine ligase, with translation MSQIESIYQHYLSNPVICTDTRNISAGCLFFALKGEHFDANTFAAEALKQGAAYAIIDNAEYQINDSCLLVEDVLTALQDLARHHRTKLHIPIIGLTGSNGKTTTKELINAVLSEKYKTFATRGNLNNHIGVPLSILAIAPGTEIAVIEMGANHQKEIEFLCTIAQPTHGMITNIGMAHLDGFGGFEGVKKGKAELFTYLKNTAGIAFINRDNPYIMEMSGVAGLTHLVYYGTEGENSVTGQLLKSDPLIELSWKKQAEAFKVKANLTGAYNFENILAAICIASFFELSPDQINEGLTSYFPNNNRSQLTKTATNTVICDFYNANPSSMTAALGNISILEAKNKVAIIGDMFELGPETEQQHHLIAALAEKSGLDTVILIGKHFYALKDTFKGLFFNTPKEAEAWLKANPITESLVLLKGSRGMALEQLLPIL